The genomic interval GATAGGGAGATGTCGTCCAGGTCCCTGTGACATCACGATGATATGCCAGCATGACGGCCCAGCCCACGATCAGGGGAAGCCCCATCGCGAAGACGGATCGAATTCTTAGGTTTCGGCTAAAGAGAGGCTCGGCGCGACCGGGCACCAGAATCTCGACCAGGAATGCGACACCGAAGGGTAAGCCGAACCCCGCCGCCGTCATTGGCCGACAAATCATCGCCAGACTCAAGCCGCATCCCGCAATGAGTGCATCCCGCGCGGCATGCGTACGTTGCCATTTGACAAATGCCCAGAGAAAGATGCTGAGACCTAGCAAAGTCGGTTGATGCGCAAGCAGCAGGTTTCCAAAAAGTGCGATTCCGGGCGACAAGGCGCTCGCCATCCCGCCGACGATTGCCACACGGGCTCCACCCAGTTCATTTCCAACCCAAAATACGAACATCGAAGCGAGTGCACTGGCCAGCCACTGTCCCCAATAGGGATGCCCTAATGCGACAAATGGCGCCAGCCACAATCCCGTTCCCGGGTAATAGCGACTTGCCATTCGTCCTTCATTCAAGACATGCATCTGATCGAAGAGTTCGGGGTGAGTCGGATGACTGGGTGTCGACAGGACTCCAGCAAGAAGCGTCCTTGCCTGAAAGAGATAGCTATATTCGTCGTGGTACGCTGGTGGCAGATCGACCATGTTGCGACCAACAAACCAACATGTCATCCATGAAGTCACCCCAACGACAACAGCAAAAATCCAGAGCCGGCGATTGGACAGACGGGCAATGGAATCCGTCGCCCCCCCGAATGAATCTCGTGAAGTGATCATCCAAAGAATGGGGGCGATCACGAGAACGAGAAATTGAAGCGTCGCCAGGTCTTTATCCCACTGGGCAATCAGGTCGAGCATCCCCGCGATGCATGCAAGGATTCCCAAGCACCACCCCAGAACCTGAATCCAAAGAGGGACGATGAAGGAGCGGTAGCCCGCCGTGGGATGACTCATCGCGCGATCGTGGCCCTGAGAGAAAATTGAACCCGAGAAGAAACGACGAGATCGAGTCTGGCCTTTGCGTTTGATTCTCGCAAGTCGGTTGTTCTCTGAGATAACAGAAGCGCGTCCACATGGACGCATTTCTGTTCGTTGCCCTCTGTACGACGTCAATGACGGTTGGCGTTGGATTCATCCGCACAAGAACAGCAGCCCACGGCAGAGTTATCCCCTCGCCAGACGTTTGAGGATTTCAACTCCGCGTTGCAGCGTCTCGTCCGTCGTGGCAAAACTCAGCCGGAAATGCGTATCTTTCTGGCTAAAAACATTACCGGGGATGATTAGAAGCTCGTTTTCAATCGCTTTCGCGACGAATTCGGTGCCTGTTCCCCACGGCGTCTTAATGAACAGATAAAACGCCCCTTCCGCCCCTCGAATGTCGTAGGCCCCTTGAAGCTCGTCGATCATGTACCGCCGCTTCTTGGCATAGTCGGCGACTCGATCCGAGACATCACACTCCATCGCGGCAAGGCCCGCCCATTGAACGGGTTGTGGGGCGCAAACGAACGTGAACTGCTGAAGCTTGATCATCTGTTGGATCAAGTGCGTTGGGCCATGCGCAAAACCCAGTCGAAGTCCAGTCATCGAATGCGATTTGCTGAACCCGTCGATCACGAGCGTCTGATCATTCCATTTCGCGGGTGACACAAAAGGACGATCGTACGAGAAGACACGATAGATCTCGTCACTGATCAAGCACACATTCTTTTCCGCCGCGAGTTCTGCCAGCCCTTTCAGCTCAGCCTCCGTCGCGACATATCCCGTAGGATTGCAGGGGCTGTTGCACAAGATCACTTTGGTTCGCGGCGTTATCGCTTCTCGCACGCGATCGAGATCGATCCGAAAGTCAGGATATGTATCAATCAGGCGGCAAACTCCGCCTGCCAACGTCACCAAATGCTTGTACATCACAAAATAGGGGTCGAAAACGATGACTTCGTCGCCCTCATTCACCAGGGTCGACAAGGCGAGCATCAGCCCGCCGCTGGTTCCGCTGGTCACGAATGCCTGACGATCGGCATGACCAAACTCAGCCTTCACTCGCGATTGAAGCGCTTCGCACAGCGGAGCGATCCCCTGCGTAACCGAGTAGACATTCTTGCCAGACTCAACGGCACCGATCAGTGCTTGTTTGACAGGAGTCGGGGTATCGAAGTGCGGTTGCCCGATACTCAGGTTCACCGGATTCTTCATTTTTGCCGCCAGGTCGAACACCTTGCGGATCCCAGAGGCATCGATCTGATGCATCCGGTTGGCAATCCAAGATTGGCTCATCGTTTTCAAATCAAAGGAGGATGGATCACATCGACTGTTCACACGCTGCTTGCGGCTAACCGAAGCTATGTTTAGAGGATAACGGATACGCGAGACGGAAGAACACTGAAAAAGCCAGCGTCACATCCAATGTGAATCTAAAATTCGGAGTGAAAATCCGTACGGAAGACAGGCTCTGAGGCGATTCAAATCCGATCCATGCTCTGAATTTGGGATGTCATTCAACGGTAGAATGAAAGCTTCCCAAGCTTTAGGCCAGGGTTCGATTCCCTTCACCAGCACAAGAGAAAATGCCTCCCAGCACCAGAGGTATCACATTCGACACAACTCAACCCGTTCCCAAACCGCGATCGTAGGCTTCCAGGTCTCGCAAGTAGATCGCCAGAGACGATTGCAATGTCTCGCGGTCGATGACCCAACGAGGTGATTCGTCGGTGTAACGATGGCAGTGCTCGACGAGCAGTCGGTGCAGGAATTTGAAAAGATGCCGCGGAACGCGCAAACGTGCCAGGGTCCCGACAAGTTCACCTTCGCTGATCGCATCGTCGAACCATTTCTTGATGGAAATCGATGGATCAGGATTAATGGCACACGCGCGAGCTCGATCGTTTGCCAGATCGAAGAGCGACTCGCCGGTCCATTCCAGCGTCCGGATCAGATTCTGCTTATCGAGCCGTGACCGTTCGTAGAACTCTTTATCTTCCCGCGTCAAATAGAAGCTAATCTCGATCGGCAACAACAGTTTGAAGCCAATTCCCGCGTGCTTCAGGAATTTGTTATCAAACATTGACCAAATCAGCGCCTTCATACGCTCGGGCGAGCCATTGATCAGGTGCGGTTCGTCGACGCGATCGACCAGGACCGTAATCGATTCGAAACCCAGCGATTCCAGAATATTCTGAAGTTTGGTGAGTAATTCGTACCGATCATCGCTGCGATCACGAGCCGGAATGGGCTGTCCCACGAGATCTTTCGGATCAAAGTTCGACAAGATCGATCGCAGTTGATTGACCTGTCGATCAAGGACGCGAATTTGTCGCGATGACTTCCAGGCGAGCATGAAAAGTTGTGACTGATGCCACAACCAGGGTGCCCAGCCTGCCAGAATCACAACCCACGGCCACCAGCCACCAAACTGGCTTAATGTCCCTTGTTGAGCCAAAATCCCGAAGATGGCCAGCGTCACCGCCATGCCAATCGAAAAATCGCAATAGCTTCGCCAGTTGGGAATGCCAAGTTTTCGACGCAGGCTGGACCAGCGATGCAGTTGTGCGATATCGGTGCTGCGGTCATAGAACGCCGCGAGCAGCAGAAGGTCGCGCTTCTGAACACGCGTCAGATTCGAAATCCGATCCGTGGAGACCTGAAACGGCCCGGAGGCACCAGCCGATTTATCCTTCAAAAGGTCGTCAACGATATGCGTTGTCGCCAACGAGAGGATGCAGTCGATATGGTCCCACAGACGCCATTTCGAGAGTGTCTTTTCCGGCCGAGCCCCGGCCCAGCCGACCTTTTCATTGAACGAGTCAAGAAATGGGTTGAAATCGTCGTAATCGACGATGAAAACGCGGTCATCCGGATGTTCAGTATTGTACTTCGCGGTGTGGTCGACGATTTGCAGGCGAAGTGCCGTCTTTCCGCTGCCCTTTTCACCGAAGACAACCGCCGTTGAGGGATGCGATGGATCGCCGTAAATCTTGTCCCATGCGGGATGGAAGGTGCCATCAGCACACAGTTTTTGGAACAGAGGATCGGTCTGGGCGTCTTCTTGACTAAACGGGTTCTGATTGAGCCCGTGGTGTTCGAGAAATTGCTGAACTTTCATCAATTGTTCCGTGACAAGCCCGATCGGTCCAACTGTCGCGCGGGACGGGTCGGGAAAAAAAGGAAACTGATTCGATTCTGTCGTTCGTAAGGGCTTGGCCTTTCGCCACCAACGAAAGACCTCACCACTTTGCGTAAGACTCTACGTGCGACCGAACCCGTCGTCCACCCAGTCCGCTTAGATTCCCTCGCAGGGAAATCAATCATGAAGATCTTGAGATGTCCGACGGCCCCTGGATCAGCGCTCAACGCCACGTAAGTCCTCGCGGTAACTTTGCTTCACGCATCCGACGTTCTAGAATAACCGTCGTGCTGTTTCCGATTAGTGCGGCCATGCCCGCACGTGATCTGATTTGATTGAAAAATTACGACCCAAGAGGAGATTCACATGGCTTTCACACTTCCGCCGTTGCCGTATGCTCCAAACGCGCTGGAACCACATATCGATGCCCGCACGATGGAAATCCATCACGGCAAGCATCATCAGGCGTACATCAACAACGCCAATGCCAAGCTGGAAGGCCATCCTGCACTGGCCTCCAAGACTGCCGAAGAGATCATCAGTAACCTCTCGGCGGTCCCTGAAGACATCCGCACCGTCATCCGCAACAACGCGGGGGGGCATGCCAATCACTCGCTGTTCTGGACGATCCTTGCGCCGCACACCGGGGCCGAGCCAACTGGCGAACTGGCTGAAGCCATCACCAGCACGTTCGGTTCGTTCACCGCGTTCAAAGAAAAACTGAGTGCCGCCGCAACGACCCGTTTTGGTAGCGGTTGGGCGTGGCTGTCCTACGACAAGGGCAAGCTTGTCGTAGAAAGCACGCCGAATCAAGACAGCCCGCTGATGGAAGGCCGAACCCCATTGCTGGGTCTGGACGTCTGGGAGCACGCGTACTACTTGAACTATCAGAATCGCCGCCCTGACTACATCGCCGCGTTCTTTAACGTTGTCAACTGGCCGGAAGTCGCACGTCGCTATGCCGCCGCAAAGAAGGCATGAGCCGTCACTGACAAGCGAATTATTACAAAAGGGTCGGCCTTCATCACGAAGACCGACCCTTTTTCCTATCCATCGAAGCCACTCAAGCAAATTGAAATGCCAAAGACTAAACGGCGTTCGCCTGCTTGGGAATCAGAATCGAGACTGCACAGAAGAGCGTTGCCGCAGCGCACAGCATTGCGAACCAATCGCCATATCGAACATAGGGGCTTTGTCTCGAATCCAGCGGAACAGTGTGAATGAGAGCCGCGTTGAGCTGCTTGTGCCAAGCCCCCGTCTTGGGGTCGCGCATCGAGGTTCGCGGTGCGTTGTTGCCATTCTTACGTGCATCACCGTCAAAGAAGTGATCTGGCTCACGAATGGCACCATCCCCATCAATAAAAGCTGAAACGCCCGTATTGACGGCACGAACGAGCGGCGTACGGCATTCGACGGCTCGAAATGCGGCTGTAATTAAGTGCTGATCGAGTTCACTTGAACCATGAAACCAACCATCATTCGAGAGATTCACGAGCACGTCGACGGACTTCGCACCGTCGGTCCCCGTTCCAGACGCAACGATGTTACGCACGAGATGGGGCACAGTGTCTTCAAAACAGATGACCGGGGCAAACTTCCAGCCCTGATATTCAAAGATCGCGGGCTGCAAACCGGGCGTCAGCCCCCCAGCATCGCTGTAAGGAGTCAGGGCTTTCAAGATCGGAAACACGTCACGCAGTGGGATGTACTCGCCGAATGGCACAAGGTGCATCTTGTCGTAACGCCCCGCAATGCCAGTATCCGGCCGGACAAAGACAGCCGAATTGTGTTGTGTTACGACATTCGGTTCGGCGACAGCGGCATTGATTCCCAAAATGAGCGCCGCACCGGCCCGCTCGCTTTCTTCGCGCAGGATCCCGGCAACCATGGGATTATGCCACGCCGCAGGGCTGACAGAGGGGACCAACTTCCGGAGCTCATCGTCACTCATGTCTTTCGCGGCCGACATCAGTGGCCAAGGAAACATTCCCTCAGGCCAGACAATCAGATGTGGATGCTGCTCTTTGACCGCGTGTGCATTCAAACTCAAATGCGTCAGAAAGCGATCACCGGGATCGACAGGCTCTTCTCGCAGCGACGCCAGGAAATTTCCTTGAATCAATGCCACGCGCGGACCTGGCTTGAAATCCGCCTGGGATCGTCGCACATAGCCATAACCCAGAACGCTCACAAACATCATCAACGAAACAGAGACTTGAACCAGTTGCGACAACGTTAGACCGGCAGGTGTCACAGGCCCTGTCGACGGAAGGACCAGGCGGCAGCGAATCAACCACGAATGCGGTACCAGCAGAGCGAGTGCCGTCGCACACGCCACAACGATAAAACTCACCCCATAGGCACCAACCAGATCGCTGACCTGAATCAGTTCCAGCCAGCGATACTGCGAATGCCCCAGGAAATACCATGCGAAACCGGTCATCAGATGGGCACGGAGATACTCAAGACCAATCCAAACCGCAGGTGCGGCCGCAAGTAGCGGAACCGACCATTTCTGTACGGCAATTCGAGAAATGCTGACGAATGCGACTTGGTAAAGTCCCAGGTAGGCAGCGAGAGCCATCCAGGCAATATACATCGTAGGATCACCCAGCCGCATCCACTGCAGCATGGCCAACTGACTCGTCGCACTTCCCGCATAAATGGCGGCATACATCCAGCTCGTGCGTTCTTTGATCCGAACGAGCAGCAAGAGCGGGACCGGGGCGAGCCACGCCAAGGGGCTCGCATTGACGGGCGTGAAACAGAGCCACAAAAAAAGCCCGGACAAGAATGACATCGCGAATGCACCGAGTACTCCGACGCGCGCCGTCTTCTGCTTGTGCATCGATCTTGCCGAAGCAATGATCTCGCGAACAGATCGATCCGAGTTTTGTCGCTTTTCTTTCATGACACTTGCAGACATTCCCGCCTCCCTCCCTGGATTGCTGAATTGGCGAACGTTAGTGAAGAATGGCCATTTTGGGAAGTCGATCTTGACGAAGGCCTGTAAATACGCGGCATTGAGGATTCATGAGCACGAAACGACGCAGTGTCAGTTGGACGCGTGTCTGTCAGAATTATAAAAGGCGGAGCACCCCGAATCGGTGCCCCGCCTCGCTAAATGCCACCAGTTTTTCCCACGACAGTCGATCACGTAATGTGTGCGCCGCGAGCTTCGACATAGACTGCGTAAATCGATGTGCTGGCGGTCATAAACAGGCGATTTCGTTTGGTTCCGCCAAAACAGACGTTACTGCAGATTTCGGGCAGTCGAATTTGACCGATTCGCACGCCTTCTTGTGGTTCGAAAATGTGTACCCCGTCGTATCCGTCACCAACCCAGCCCGCGCTCGCCCAGATGTTGCCGTCCGTATCACAACGGATTCCATCGGCGAGGCCTGAAAGCTCTTCCTCTTGCGAGACATTTGCAAAGTTTCTCGCCTGGCCGGGAACTTTGTTCACAACCGGAACTCCGGCCGCGGCCCCTTTTACCTTCAATTTCATTGAAGCAAACTCCTTGCCGTTTGCCACGCCCTTCTCATCAACAACGTCCCAGACCTTGATCTGTTTCGGCGCGTCACTGTAGTGCGACGCACCGGTATCTGCGACGTAGACCTTCTTATAGTCTGGCGAGAAACAGATCCCATTCGGCTTGAAGACGTCGTCGGTCACCTTCTCAATTTTGCCCGTCTTTCCATCGATTCGATAGACGGCCTCTTTCTGGTACGGCTGCTTTGAATCGTTGGCGGCCTTCTCGCCTTCATAATTCATCAAACTTCCATAGCCCGGATCAGTAAACCAGACATCCCCATTCGGATGAACGACCCCATCATTGGGGGCATTCAGCGACTTGCCATCGTACTTGTCGGCCAGCACGGTGACGCTGCCATCGTGCTCATATCGCACGACTCGGCGATTCCCGTGTTCAAACGAGACCTGACGCCCCTGGTAGTCGAATGTATTTCCGTTGCTGTTGCCCGCGGGATGTCGGAAGGTTGTCACATGGCCATCTTCCTCGAGCCAGCGTTTCTGAACGTTGTTCGGGATATCACTCCACAGCAGGTATCGACCGACTCCGTTCCAGGCAGGCCCTTCAGCCCACAGCATTTCTGGACTGTGATAAATTCGCTGAATGGGCGTGTTGCCGATGGCGTACTTCTTGAACCGCGGATCGAGCGTGACAATGTCGGGATCGGGATAGCGAACCGGTTGAGCCGACGGCCCGAAATCACGCGCGATCACAGAGGTTGCGGCCCCTATCGCCCCAAGCGATGCCGCGAGAAATGAGCGACGAGCAATTGCTGTGGAATTCAGATCAGACACAGCGGAACCGGAATCCTGGTCAGTCATGGGAGCTCCTCATAGCGCATAATGGGAAACGAGGGCCTCGACATTTCGATCGAATGTCGTGCCGATGCGCCACGGTAACAAACCCACAATCCGGCCGAAACGTCTCCGCCAATCGAAATCGTGACAGTCGATAACGTCTGCCTTCGCAGATGCCACGCCATTCCGTGGTGACAACTGTTTGCCGTCACCACCCAGATCACCTGCCGGATCGAGCAATCAACACCAACGCCGAAACGTCAGGCGCTCACTTTCACCGGCGCCTCGGGCACAGTTGCCACCTTCGGCCTCTCTTCTGCGGCCTGCCCGAATCGCCATTCTTTGGGAACGATCAGTCGGGCACCTCGACGGAATGTGATGTACGACCAGCCCCAATTCAGCACGACGCGCAAGCGATTGGGGAAACCCGTCAGATAGTAGATGTGAACAAGCAACCAAGCCATCCAGGCGATGAAGCCGGTCATTTTGAATTTACCGACTTCGACCACCGCGCGGCTCCGGCCGATCGTTGCCATCTGCCCTTTGTCCGCAAATCGAAACGGCGTCCGCTTCCCGCCCTGGACATCGATTCGAATCAAGTTTGCGAGATAGCAACCTTGCTGCATTGCCACCGGCGCGGTTCCTGGTAGCGGCCGACCAGTCTGATGCGTGTAACAAGACTGATCCCCCGCCACAAAGATGTTCGGGTGCCCCTTGACGCTCAAATCATTCTCGACAATGACGCGGCCCGATCGATCAACTTCAAAGCCGGAATCCTTCCCCAACGACGAGGCTTTGACACCGGCCGCCCACAGAACGGTGGCCGAGATGATACGTTCATTGCCGATATCGACGCCATTCGCATCGATCTTGGTTACAGCACTGCCAGTCCAGATTTGGACTCCAAGCTGTTCCAGATCGCGAGCGGCTCGCGCGGACAATTGCTCACTGAACATCCCCAGAATTCTTGGCCCCGCCTCGAGGAGAATGACGCGAGCCAGCGTGGCGTCAATGTTTCGGAAGTCTTTGGCCAGCGTAAATCGACTCATCTCGCCAATGGCACCAGCCAGCTCGACGCCCGTCGGCCCGCCACCCACGACAACAAACGTCAGCAACCGCTTCCGCTCTTCGAGCGACGTGGTTCGCTCTGCAGATTCGTAGGCAGAAAGCACGCGTCGACGAATTTCGGTCGCCTGCTCGAGCGTCTTAAGCCCTGGTGCAAATTCCTCCCATTCGTCGTGCCCGAAATAGCTATGCCGCGCACCACAGGCGAGCACCAGATAGTCGAACGGCAATTCGCCAAAATCCGTGACAACAAGATTTCGATCGGTGTCGACAGAACGGACTTCGCCCTGCAGGACGCGAATGTTGTTAAAGCGGGCGAGTAAACTCCGGATCGGTGCTGCGATATCGGCGGGGCTCAGCCCCGCCATTGCGACCTGATACAGCAGCGGTTGGAACAAATGATGGTTCGTTCGATCGACGACCAACACCTCGACACCGGGAACGTCCCCAAGCCCCTTGGCAAGGTTCAACCCGGCAAAACCACCTCCAACGATCAATACTCGCGGCATCTCGCACTTATCCTCAAGGAACTGTCGGCGGTACCGGTGGTGGCGGATTCACACCGGGACGCTGAAAATAGGCTGACCAATCGGGAATCTGCGACGCGGCGGTCCAACCCGACAACTGCGGAGACCAAAGCAGCGTTTGACCGCTGATCCGCCCCGCCGAAATCGCCTGTTGAATCTGCTCAGGAGCATAAGGCCCCTGTGGCTGCCCATTCACCGCGACGTGCCAGGCAGGCGGTGGAGGTGGCGATGCTGGACCGCCCGCCGGCGTTCCAAAACCGATCCCTGGCGAGGTCATCATCCGACCAGCCATGGCCACTCCCATCCCCAACCCCAGACCTTCACCACCCCCTCCGTGCTGGGCGGATTCTCGCATCGCTTCCCCGAGAGAGTACTGCTGGAACTTGTTCATATCTCCGAGCACACCCATACTCGTCCGCGTGTCGAGCGCCTTCTCGACGGCCTCGGGAAACGAAATATTCACGATGATGAGTTGTGGTATGGCCAACCCATATTCATCGTCAATTCGCTCCTCTACGTACTTACGAAGTTCTTCGGAAAACTCACGGTATTTCGAGGCCAAATCGAGCGCGGCCACCTGCTTTTCTGCCAGCATGTCAGACAGCGCCGAGGTAATGATAGAACGCATTAGTTCCGTGACTTCGTCGGCCTCAACAACACCATCCGTTCCGACAAGCTCGGTCAGCAGTGCCTTGGGTTCAACCGCTTTGAGCGCATACGTTCCGAAAGCTCGCAGACGGATCGGACCGAATTCTGGATCTCGCAACATCACCGGGTTCGGCGTCCCCCACTTCAAATCGGTGATCTGGCGTGTACTGATGAAGTACACCTCCGACTTAAACGGGCTGTTGAATCCAAACTTCCAACCGGCAATCGTACTGAGAATTGGCAGATTCTGAGTGTTCAGTGTATGCGTACCAGGCTCGAACACATCGGCGACTTTTCCCTGCAGAACGAACACTGCGAGCTGGCCGGGGCGCACAATCAATTGAGCCCCTTGCTTGATCTCGTTTTGATATCGCGGAAATCGCCATACGAGCGTATTTCGCGAATCGTCGAGCCATTCAATGATGTCGATCAGTTCATTGCGCAGTTTGTCGAACAGTCCCATAGTGTGCTTTCCGCTCGTGAAGGAAGTCGGTCAACGGCAGCGAATGAGATTCTACACGGCGCATCATTTGCCTCAAAGAGAGGATCAGAGAGATCAATCATGATTGATCATTCTTGTGTTCTGAAATTCAATGAGGCCTTGCACGCAATCGAGGTTCGCGATCAAGGTTGTACGGCGCGTGTCTAAAACATCGAAGTGTATTGATATTCCGGCTTGAAGGCCACAGCACGAATCCTTCGATCTGACCTTGCGGTTTGTGCCGACAGAATGCTTCGGATTTGTGCGCCGGTTGATGCGTTTTCGGTCAGTTCTGATGTGGCTGCCACAAGAAATTGCCGGCTGGGCCGTAGATTCTGCAATTTCAGAAGTGAAAAGAGTGATAGGATACGAGTAAGCTGCCTCGCGTGGATGTGCGAGCAGGATCTGGAGGCGGGATTTCGATGTTGGGACAATTGATACCAGTGGGTGGCGGAGACCCGATTCCACTCCTCAAGCCAACCTTGATTGTAGGACGTCGCCCCAGTTGCGACATTCGCCTGGATTACGCGAATGTGTCCTCGAATCATTGTCGGCTTGAGTACATCAATGGCTACTGGCGTGCTTCGGACGTCAGCCGCAACGGCACAAAAGTCAACGGCGAGCGAATCGACGAAAAGTTCCTGCAACCCGGCGACACCGTTTCATTCGCCCGACACGCATTCGAGATTCAATACACCCCCGACCCCGAAGCCGTCCCCCCCTCAGAGGAAGTTGATCCCTTCGCAATGAGCCTGCTGGAGAAGGCGGGCTTGAGCCAGGAAGATCGACGTGATCGCCAACCGAGTCGCGGCCGACCATCACCGCCGGCTCGGCCGAGTCCACCACCATCCCGCGGACACCAGCCGACGAAGCCGAACCCCAAGTCGCCTGACAGTCCCAAGAATGACGACGATCAGGCACTCGAATGGCTGAAGGACTGACGTTTCGCGGCGTGATGTTTCATCTGTAAGAATTCCGGCTACAATTCGACCGAATTATTGTTCACTCAATTCGGTGAAACGGAATTGCATGCCCGATCCAATCCCCACGTTCTCGCACGCCCAAATCCGGGAGTGGTTCGCGAAGCTGCCAAAACAGGATTTCGTCGACCAGAAGATCCTGTTGATCGTTCCCGATGCGACAAGGACGGCGCCATTGCCGCTCCTTTTCGATGCGCTCTTTCACGAGATTCGTCCACACTGCATGTCGCTGGACGTCATGGTGGCGTTGGGCACGCACCCCCCCATGTCCGATGCCCAGATTGCGAAATTGCTTGGCATCGACGAGACCGAGCGAGGCCGGCTCTTTTACCAGATGCGGACGTTCAACCATGAGTGGGACCGACCTGATCGGCTGGTCACCCTGGGAACGCTGACAAAAGCTGAAACGGCGGAACTCTCCAATGGCCTGTTGTCGCTGGAAGTGCCTGTCCAGATCAATTCACGCATCCAGGACTACGACCTCTTGCTCGTCCTTGGGCCGGTGTTTCCGCATGAAGTCGTCGGATTCTCGGGTGGGAACAAATACTTCTTCCCAGGGATCGGTGGCCCGGAAATCTTGAACTTCTTCCACTGGTTGGGGGCTCTTATCACGAACTACGAGATCATCGGGGTGAAAGACACGCCGGTGCGTCGTGTGGTCGATGCGGCTGCGGCCCTGATTCCGAAGACTCGCCGTGCCATCACGTTCGTCGTCTCCTCCGACTGCAGCCTGCACGGCCTGTTCTACGGAACGCCGGAATCGGCCTGGAACGAAGCGTCCGACCTCTCGGGGCAAGTGCATATCAAGCGCTGTCCGCGGCCGTTCAAACAAGTTCTGTCCTGCGCGCCGCCGATGTACGACGAGCTTTGGGTGGCCGGAAAGTGCATGTACAAAATGGAACCTGTGGTCGCGGATGGGGGCGAACTGATCATCTATGCCCCGCACATGAACGAAATCTCGATCACACATGGAAAGCTGATCGAGCAAGTGGGATATCACGTTCGCGACTACTTCACGAAGCAGTGGGATCGATTTAAAGACATTCCCTGGGGCGTGCTCGCCCATTCGACGCATGTCCGCGGAGGAGGAACATTCGAAAACGGAATTGAGAATCCTCGCGTCCGCGTCACACTCGCCAGCGGGATCTCGCCCGAAACTTGCGCGCGAATCAATCTGGGTTACCGCGACCCGGCAACGATCGACGTCGAATCATTTGCCAATCGCGAAGAGGAGGGGGTCTTGCTTGTACGCAAGTCAGGTGAATACTTATTCCGCCTCGAGCCGTAGAACTCTTTTTCTCTCAGCCTTGAAGTCGAGTCGACGAAAAAGGTGACTGACACGCAGCGATCAGCAAAAATCGAGCTGAA from Schlesneria paludicola DSM 18645 carries:
- a CDS encoding NAD(P)/FAD-dependent oxidoreductase, with the translated sequence MPRVLIVGGGFAGLNLAKGLGDVPGVEVLVVDRTNHHLFQPLLYQVAMAGLSPADIAAPIRSLLARFNNIRVLQGEVRSVDTDRNLVVTDFGELPFDYLVLACGARHSYFGHDEWEEFAPGLKTLEQATEIRRRVLSAYESAERTTSLEERKRLLTFVVVGGGPTGVELAGAIGEMSRFTLAKDFRNIDATLARVILLEAGPRILGMFSEQLSARAARDLEQLGVQIWTGSAVTKIDANGVDIGNERIISATVLWAAGVKASSLGKDSGFEVDRSGRVIVENDLSVKGHPNIFVAGDQSCYTHQTGRPLPGTAPVAMQQGCYLANLIRIDVQGGKRTPFRFADKGQMATIGRSRAVVEVGKFKMTGFIAWMAWLLVHIYYLTGFPNRLRVVLNWGWSYITFRRGARLIVPKEWRFGQAAEERPKVATVPEAPVKVSA
- a CDS encoding SPFH domain-containing protein, with the protein product MGLFDKLRNELIDIIEWLDDSRNTLVWRFPRYQNEIKQGAQLIVRPGQLAVFVLQGKVADVFEPGTHTLNTQNLPILSTIAGWKFGFNSPFKSEVYFISTRQITDLKWGTPNPVMLRDPEFGPIRLRAFGTYALKAVEPKALLTELVGTDGVVEADEVTELMRSIITSALSDMLAEKQVAALDLASKYREFSEELRKYVEERIDDEYGLAIPQLIIVNISFPEAVEKALDTRTSMGVLGDMNKFQQYSLGEAMRESAQHGGGGEGLGLGMGVAMAGRMMTSPGIGFGTPAGGPASPPPPPAWHVAVNGQPQGPYAPEQIQQAISAGRISGQTLLWSPQLSGWTAASQIPDWSAYFQRPGVNPPPPVPPTVP
- a CDS encoding FHA domain-containing protein; its protein translation is MLGQLIPVGGGDPIPLLKPTLIVGRRPSCDIRLDYANVSSNHCRLEYINGYWRASDVSRNGTKVNGERIDEKFLQPGDTVSFARHAFEIQYTPDPEAVPPSEEVDPFAMSLLEKAGLSQEDRRDRQPSRGRPSPPARPSPPPSRGHQPTKPNPKSPDSPKNDDDQALEWLKD
- a CDS encoding lactate racemase domain-containing protein; this encodes MPDPIPTFSHAQIREWFAKLPKQDFVDQKILLIVPDATRTAPLPLLFDALFHEIRPHCMSLDVMVALGTHPPMSDAQIAKLLGIDETERGRLFYQMRTFNHEWDRPDRLVTLGTLTKAETAELSNGLLSLEVPVQINSRIQDYDLLLVLGPVFPHEVVGFSGGNKYFFPGIGGPEILNFFHWLGALITNYEIIGVKDTPVRRVVDAAAALIPKTRRAITFVVSSDCSLHGLFYGTPESAWNEASDLSGQVHIKRCPRPFKQVLSCAPPMYDELWVAGKCMYKMEPVVADGGELIIYAPHMNEISITHGKLIEQVGYHVRDYFTKQWDRFKDIPWGVLAHSTHVRGGGTFENGIENPRVRVTLASGISPETCARINLGYRDPATIDVESFANREEEGVLLVRKSGEYLFRLEP